The Pan paniscus chromosome 3, NHGRI_mPanPan1-v2.0_pri, whole genome shotgun sequence genome includes a window with the following:
- the LOC100982199 gene encoding cytochrome c oxidase subunit 7B2, mitochondrial produces MMFPLARNALSSLKIRSILQSMARHSHVKHSPDFHDKYGNAVLASGTAFCVATWVFTATQIGIEWNLSPVGRVTPKEWKHQ; encoded by the coding sequence ATGATGTTTCCCTTGGCCAGAAATGCACTAAGCAGTCTCAAGATTCGAAGCATTCTGCAAAGCATGGCAAGACATAGCCATGTAAAACACTCACCAGATTTTCATGATAAATATGGTAATGCTGTGCTAGCCAGTGGAACCGCTTTCTGTGTTGCTACATGGGTGTTTACGGCCACtcagattggaatagaatggaacctATCCCCTGTTGGCAGAGTTACCCCAAAAGAGTGGAAACATCAGTGA